A window from Corynebacterium urogenitale encodes these proteins:
- a CDS encoding ABC transporter permease: MPSTGAAMRKVSIRNLLAHKIRFILTVLSIVLGTAFIAGSFMFTNSMSKTFDTIAESSYADVDAVVNPERQGGSALDQEFREKLAKDPEVAQVNVSQQKSVIIAKQDHELLNSGGAPSVVMPYYPEAQSVTEPMVLVDGRAPRGAEEIILNQSAAERNNVSVGDELTLVDPNGRHQVTVAGLYTIELEVGGFIGVAMDEPAYFQTFRPDGAVQELALSAKAMPSDRFVDYLKEKYPGAEFRTGSSVAQETTDQVNQALSFVNYFLIAFGLIALLVGTFIIANTFSMIVAQRMREFALLRSLGTSQRQLTSSVVFEALVVGVIGSVLGILAGAGLVRLIYWGMSKAGLGLPDAGVQLTPLSVAAPVLLGVVVTVLSAWAPARRAGKVRPVEAMRSGDASSSSSLKLRTVLGLLGIIAGVVAAVLGGWSMTDASTGQRASVVGFGALLLIVGTFLVLPAVSIAVVGLIGKIIGAPFGAVGRLASTNSQRNPRRTATTAFALTLGIALVAVIGIFGATMKNSVSELTESSVTSDYVVSGPPQANFPVPREVVGTVRGVPSVKDAVSVGNAPIAVGDISAVPGHPLNSVVDGNPGAVFATAAVDGDLSLSKPGVLIDETVAGEKNLTVGDMVPLNFGVSESLTLTEVPVLGIYEPNPLLGPAVISQSAIEQGKESTPQLAGNDSLNASVFLLAVSGQKGADKDQLREQLEDAVEDYLVVQVLTTQEFAGTQATVIDQLLNILYSLLALAIIVAVLGIINTLALNVVERRQEVGMLRAVGTKRSQIRGMITLEAVQIALFGALVGVGLGLFLGWAFVTALGDNGLGSVVIPWSQVGLMIGGSAVVGIVAAVWPAMKAAKTPPLEAIAD; encoded by the coding sequence ATGCCATCCACCGGTGCTGCAATGCGCAAGGTATCCATCCGGAACCTGCTCGCACATAAGATCCGTTTCATTCTCACGGTTCTTTCGATTGTCTTGGGAACCGCCTTCATTGCCGGCAGTTTCATGTTCACGAATTCCATGTCAAAGACTTTCGACACCATTGCGGAGTCCAGTTATGCAGATGTGGATGCCGTCGTTAATCCCGAACGCCAAGGGGGGAGCGCACTCGACCAAGAATTTCGCGAAAAACTAGCCAAGGATCCTGAAGTTGCTCAGGTTAACGTCTCGCAACAAAAGAGCGTCATCATTGCAAAGCAGGATCACGAACTGTTGAATTCGGGCGGTGCTCCGTCTGTTGTCATGCCTTATTACCCGGAGGCTCAGTCGGTAACTGAACCAATGGTTCTCGTTGACGGTCGAGCTCCTCGCGGCGCAGAGGAGATCATCCTTAATCAGTCTGCAGCGGAGCGTAATAACGTGTCCGTTGGCGATGAACTGACCCTTGTCGATCCCAATGGTCGCCATCAGGTGACTGTTGCAGGCTTGTACACCATCGAACTAGAGGTCGGTGGATTCATCGGGGTGGCTATGGATGAGCCTGCGTATTTTCAGACCTTCCGTCCGGATGGTGCAGTTCAAGAACTGGCGTTGAGCGCCAAGGCGATGCCATCTGACCGCTTTGTTGATTACCTCAAAGAGAAGTACCCCGGTGCGGAGTTCCGCACGGGTAGCTCTGTGGCGCAAGAGACGACTGATCAGGTTAATCAGGCACTGAGCTTCGTGAACTATTTCCTCATTGCGTTCGGACTCATTGCGTTGCTCGTTGGCACGTTCATCATCGCTAATACTTTTTCGATGATCGTGGCGCAGCGGATGCGCGAGTTCGCCTTGCTGCGCTCTCTGGGAACATCTCAACGCCAGTTGACCTCCTCGGTTGTCTTCGAAGCCTTAGTCGTGGGCGTCATCGGTTCCGTTCTGGGCATCCTGGCTGGCGCAGGATTAGTTCGTCTCATTTACTGGGGCATGTCGAAGGCTGGCCTTGGCTTGCCGGATGCTGGCGTGCAGTTGACTCCTCTGTCTGTGGCCGCTCCTGTGTTGCTTGGTGTGGTGGTGACCGTGCTGAGTGCGTGGGCACCGGCTCGGCGCGCGGGTAAGGTTCGTCCGGTGGAGGCGATGCGTTCCGGCGATGCGTCATCCTCCAGTTCGCTGAAGCTCCGCACGGTACTTGGGTTGCTTGGCATCATCGCTGGTGTGGTCGCCGCCGTGCTCGGAGGGTGGAGTATGACCGACGCCAGCACGGGCCAGCGCGCGAGCGTAGTTGGATTCGGAGCACTCTTGCTGATCGTGGGGACCTTCTTGGTGCTGCCTGCTGTCTCCATCGCTGTAGTGGGATTAATCGGCAAAATCATCGGTGCTCCATTTGGTGCTGTCGGCAGGCTGGCGTCGACGAATTCTCAGCGCAACCCCCGGCGAACGGCGACAACGGCCTTCGCTCTAACCCTGGGCATTGCGCTCGTCGCGGTGATTGGCATCTTCGGTGCGACGATGAAGAATTCCGTCTCCGAGCTTACGGAGTCTTCTGTTACCAGTGATTACGTCGTCTCTGGTCCACCCCAGGCGAATTTTCCTGTTCCCCGAGAAGTAGTTGGGACGGTGCGGGGCGTACCGTCCGTCAAGGATGCGGTGAGTGTGGGAAATGCGCCGATTGCGGTCGGTGATATTTCTGCTGTGCCGGGCCATCCGTTGAATTCGGTGGTGGATGGTAACCCAGGAGCTGTTTTCGCGACGGCTGCTGTGGATGGCGACCTCAGCCTCTCCAAGCCGGGTGTTCTCATCGATGAGACCGTGGCTGGGGAGAAGAACCTCACCGTCGGGGATATGGTTCCACTGAACTTCGGTGTCTCGGAGTCACTCACCTTAACGGAGGTGCCGGTGCTGGGTATCTATGAACCCAACCCACTGCTGGGGCCAGCTGTGATTAGTCAGTCCGCGATCGAGCAAGGTAAGGAATCCACACCGCAGTTGGCAGGCAATGACTCCCTCAATGCCAGTGTTTTCCTACTGGCGGTTTCTGGGCAAAAGGGCGCTGACAAGGATCAGCTGCGAGAGCAGCTCGAAGACGCGGTGGAGGACTACCTTGTCGTTCAGGTGCTCACAACGCAGGAATTTGCCGGCACGCAGGCTACTGTCATTGACCAGCTGCTCAACATTCTCTATAGCTTGTTGGCGCTCGCAATTATCGTTGCCGTGCTTGGCATCATCAATACCCTGGCGCTGAATGTGGTCGAGCGCCGCCAGGAGGTGGGGATGCTGCGAGCTGTTGGCACAAAACGGAGCCAGATACGAGGCATGATCACGCTGGAGGCAGTGCAAATCGCTCTCTTTGGTGCGCTCGTGGGAGTGGGATTAGGCCTGTTCCTCGGCTGGGCTTTTGTTACTGCCCTCGGTGACAATGGATTGGGTTCCGTCGTTATTCCGTGGAGTCAGGTCGGGCTGATGATAGGCGGTTCGGCAGTTGTCGGTATCGTCGCTGCTGTGTGGCCAGCGATGAAGGCAGCGAAGACGCCTCCTTTGGAAGCGATCGCTGATTAG